Part of the Coffea arabica cultivar ET-39 unplaced genomic scaffold, Coffea Arabica ET-39 HiFi ptg000066l, whole genome shotgun sequence genome is shown below.
GTAGATTTAAAATGAAGATAAAACAAAAAGGCTTTACAAAACACAGGATGAATTACAataacctcaaactccaaaAAATACAGTTCTATATTGGCCAGATCATCAAGTGAAAGAGAGCCTGGAACTTTGACAGTTTGACAACAAGGTTCCAAACTTCCTACTAAATTCAGGTTTCTACAAAAGGAATGATCTCAAGAAGGGAAGGCAAAGCTTGCCTGTTCAAGGACTGAGTTTATGTCCCTACCCCTCACAACTGTGTCACGTCTTATCCTACGAGCAAGCCTCACATCAGCATCTTGCATCAATCAATTACgacaaataagaaaaaaagcACAAGACAAAGTGAAGAATAAATAGCAACGTAAAGACGTTcaccatcaaaaaaaaaaaaaaaaaagatgttcaTCATCAATAGGACATTTGTATACAAATTATAGAAAAGCCAATTGCCTGCCTCTCTTTTATTGGTTCCTCTTGCCTTCAGATCCAAGGAAAGGAGAAGAGGATGGAGGAGCTAAGGCGAAACTAATTAAGTCAATCTACAATTGAATGACAATTTAACTCTTATTTCAGCGTGGAGTGTCAGATATTAAACTGAACCATAGATGATTCCAGTCTAAATAGCAGTTATGTATATTGGTTTTAAATTCTGAAAGAATATCTAGGCAAGGGAAGGCAAGCTGATAAGGCAGATGCAATAATAAGGTCGCAATAAATCATACATCACACACGATTATAcagagaagaagcaaaaacatcaAAATAAATGCTGGAAAATATTAATTGACCATTACAGCGACAACAGTTTGAAAGAATTAGAACCTGTGTCAACAAAAATCTTCATGTTCATCAAATTGCGGACACGTTGGTCATGAAAAACAAGAATTCCCTCCAGGATGATTACATCAGATGCATTTACCTAAAAAAGATTCATGCAAGCACATCAAGAAAATTTAGGAATTAGAATCCTAAAACAGCAAGAGCAGCACGCATGCATTACTAATTGTCTCAGTTACCTCCTACACCCGTCACCAGAAAAAGTTCCAACTTAAATGCATTTAAAAAGATATCTATTTTGAAGCACATAAGTAGCTGAAATCAACATTacaatttcttgcctttttcATCAATAGTTGATTGATAAATTTCAAGCTTGTACCACCAAATTCAAAGCCCAAAGAAATAAGGCCATCATGTGCTAGAGAAAAGCTGACACCtcgaaaaaacaagaaaaataggTGGACAAGATATGAATAAAATATGCATATGAACCCTGTTCATGTgctagagaaaagaaaattgtgATTAGCTAGATGAGCTGCACTTATAGACATTCTTTTTATCAGTTAATTTCTTTCTGATACACTTCTAGTACTGGGATGAGTAAATGAATTTCAAATTGTTTCTAAAAAGATACAAAAAACTGTACCAACATCCTTAAATTCAATGGCTATGGTTAGGTTCAAATAGATCCTAGCATGAGTTTCtaacttttttttctcttcacaGAGAAATTGGAAATGCCAAAACTTTGTATTTATGGAAAATAATTCCTCCACCAATTCCTAATGCAAAAATTCCACAAATGGCTAGGAACGGAACATGAACAATTTAAAGCATCACATCAACGCAAACCACCACTGCAGGTGAGAAGATTTGGCCTTCAACATCTTCAAACATAAAGGGAATGAAAATGGAAAGGCAATTCAGATAAATCTTTATACTATTTATCACAAAAAAATACCTGCCGGAAGCTGTCTGAACATCTCTGGTGGGTTTTAAAATCATATATGGGAACTTGGACAGATTGCCCAGATTTGAGTTTTTCAATGCACTCGAGCAGCTGCTCTGTGTCAAAAGCATCTGCAACCAAAGCATCACAGAGTAAGCAAATCCCTAGAAACAATATGATTCTGGAAACCATTGCATGCAGTTGGAAAGAGGAAAGAAACACTCATATAATTACCTGGATGATCAAAATTATACTCATGGACACGTTTTAATTCTTCTGGTGTCAAGCCTCGGTAAAAAGAATCCTACAGTGTGATCAGAACGCAGATGACTATTCATTTTTAGTATTAGAGAGATAAAAGCAGATCATATTAAGGGGAATGAGAAAACATCTAAAGTTTTAGAAAGTTATactaaaccatttatttatttctatgACCGTACCACCTAACAGGAATGGGTACCCATAACCAAGGGAACACAAAGCATAAATTGAAGAATTAAACCAGATGTACAATTGAACAAGGCACATCATTGCAATTAGAACATAAGAAGTGCAAATGTAAAGCAGATGTGCGAAAGAGGACGCCAATGTTCTCGAAGTAGAAGTTAAATCTCTCAGGGACGTCGACAACCATCCATGTTAAGTAATGCCTGTCGGCCAATGAGGTGGTGTCTGACTTTTTCTGATCAGAGGAACTCAAATATAATGCAGAATCAAGGGATGCAGTGGTAGTCAACGGTCAAACCATAAGCATCAAGCACGCCAAATGGTGAAAACTCACGGATAATATGATCAAACTAAACGTCCATGACAAAAACAATTTAGAATTGCAACAGATTATTCAATGTGAGGGTTTCCTTTAAAACCCTGCCGGAGCCTtaaaagataatttttttttgcaaggacACGGGAGAATTCAATAAACCAGGAACCAGCAACAAGGGGAACCGGAAGGCAAAATAGCATCAGCTGGAGAATATATAGGTTTGACTAGACACTTTATAGCGCATAATTGTTAGAAAAATTGCAAAAAGCGAACCTGATTGACAAGGACAACGCGATGATCGTGAAGTTGTTGGATGATCATGTCACACACCGTTGTCTTACCCGAAGCAGTACCTCCAGAAACCCCTAGAATTTGcaaagaggaaacaaagaacATCCGTTCAAATTCCCCAAAAATCAAAATAGCAACAGTGATTAGGAGCCAGGAGGAGGAGTGAAACTGGAAACTGGAAaaagcaaaataataataacgaCAACGACAACATTGGGCACTAGTaaattaaaagcaaaaaaaaaaaaattgctggaGGACGGGAAGGAGACGGAGAGGAGAAATTGTGATATGAATGCAAGAAAATTATGAAggagaaaatagagagagagagagagaggtgaagTTGGTTGGTACCAATGACGAAGGGCTGTTTGGTGGGGTCGGCAGGAAGGGTAAAGGAGGAAGAAGGAGAGAGAGTGGGAGCGCGAGGAGAAGAAGACGGGGAGAGGAGTCCGTCCAGGCGCAGCCCTGAGAAGTGAGGCCCCGATGCCTTCTCCATCACGTAGTCAATCGCAATCTCCTTGTTTTCCTCCGGCatccttttttctgtttttttgttattttaaatttcttttaaatttacaCTGCTGCTAAGTAGGAATTAATTCGCAGGAAGAAAACGAATTTTCGCAGCACTAATATTGCACCAGCACCGTCAATCACTGACTGGTATTATTCCTGCTTCAGCATCAAATTCTACTATCGTCACTTCAATTGTGAGAGGGATGGAGGGATGGATGAATGGATGGATGAATATTAGTAGTATACTAAAATTTACCACTCCcgctagtagtagtagtagagTAGTGTGTTAATTCACTTTTTGTCTGGTCCTCCTGATGCCCTCCGGCTTACATCTCACGCCTCCTCTCTTCTATTTCAACTTCGGCCGATAGTGGTCGACCAGTTAAACGGCGTTTcccacttttcaattttcaggcGAAACAAAAGATTTAAATCCAGATTTATTTACAGGAAAAAATGGATTTGTGGGGTTGGGCCTcattgttttcattttcttcccAAAGTCCCTAACAACGGTCGGTCAAGCAGCCCACTTCCGGCCCAACTGCACCACAGAGTCCATATCACAATTTTGCTTACaactagaggtggcaaatcaacccacttaactaaatttacccagacccgcccatgaatagatgggtatagatatcttaaatttttgtatatgggtataaatgggctacccaataatacccatttattaaatgggtattattgggtaacccatcaaatccaattaatccatttagaattctcttccccccaagtctcttcttttctcccaccttttttttttcaaatttttcattttgtcatgatgttaactatttttgtttcattattcttatcattattatttgttggttttatcttattattttattttctcttagtttgttgatttgctcattttttagcaataccaatttatgataaattttagcctattttcttatctttataaaatgaaattttaaatttatatatgaaaaaaatgttaggggttcaaaatttttggattaagttttatattaatttttatagtacttagttcaaattttatattcttattattcaattattaaataataggtaattttgtgacatagagtataaatgaaaaaaaaattggtaattaagtttattgaacattataagtaaatatttaaaactaatgatgggtacaaagagtggtataaataGATAACTtaatttgcaaaaatgaatttaaatgagtttacaaaaaattaaaataaatgggttataaatgagtaattgggttacccaattcattttttgacttacccatttatacccatctaattaaatgggtataaatgagttgactcacttataccattactcattttacccaacccaaacccgtcTAAATCACCCATTTAAACACCTCTACTTACAACTGTCAACAGGAAAATCACGCCTCTTCCAGTTCAGTTGATTGGGCATTAGCGAGATACTAAATGATGGTGGATACATGTATTTGTAATGTTGAATACTGCAGTCTTAACATAAAAGCCAATTTAGTATCCGCGACAATGTTGAATGGGTAAGTACTAAATGTGATGCATTTGATAGTGTACCATattaagggtctgtttgataacataaaaaagtgctgaaactaaatcttttcagacattcagatgttttgagtgtttgataaacaaaaattcatctgctgaacttgttaagcagTGCTAAACTTGTCTGTATTTTTTTCAGTACAAGAATCCtgactgaatgcttaattctaataaaaatcaataaaattacttcaactaccttatcttatctaccaaatctactattgtttgttaattatgttcaaaattctatttaattaaacaacctgatattctctatttaatgattttctgtttctcttttatccctttttaatgactttcacatcttctctatactcctcatataatatattgcatcttttatattaatttgatttaaaaataaatattgtcattttcatacctaacaattttaaactaattaaatcataggttctattttttttgaatgaaaatatataagggaaaaattgtcaaattaaacttattaagcattcagttataaatatttatcaagcAGTATAAATaagtttagcattaaaattcagacattcatatatttcttttcagtacttaaaattcagtaaattaattatttcagcaTTTAGATTTCAGAGTTCAGACTTCAGAGTTCAGAATTCatattcaattttatcaaacggaacctaagtaataaatgaatagtttattttttttttgggcaaattttatttaaaaaattcaatgcAACTTAATTAATTCGTAtgctctattttttttattataaacacgtctaaatatattaaaatttgaacTCACTAAACTAATATATTAAAATCTGAATCCGTTAAATTAAAGTCCTAAATTTGATTATCAAACAGAGCTTAACTCGCTTATTTATTCCAAGATAATACTAAAATAGCTTTCTAAACACTTAATGTACATAACCTAAACCAATTAGATTCTAAGTTATTGGATAACTGCATTCTAGAATGCATGAAAATAAATTATGAAATTGGAATCCATTTACATATGAACATAAAAGTTAATTTTAATGCAAAACGTTCAATAAAAGGGTCTTCTTATTTGGTTTATATTCATTAACTTTGTACTCGTGACAATGAAACGCAGTCTAATTAGTAAAATGTTTCACCTATAATCAACAAAACACAAGTTCGAGAGTGGGTAAACGGAGGATCGTTGTTGATTttctttaataataataataataaacgtTGTATTCACTTGAATCATGCTCTGAAtaaaatctttttcttcttgctagTTTTTTCCAAGCCATCTTTTCTAACTGTAAATTGATTGATTAATTTCCTGTATATAACCCCCATCCAAACATcaataaaacaagaaaagaaaaggagaataaGAAGAAAACCAAAAGCATGCCTAATTTTCAAAAGTTGGGCAACAGTTTTAGCATTTAATCTTGACAATCActagaaacaaaaacaaaaaagaagaaaagaaaaatcccgGAAACCAATCATGACGAAATCAGAAACAGATGTCGAGTACTTCATATATAGTCATAATATGGCCTCCAAGAAATCACTAAAACAATAAGTAAGCTCGCTGAGATATAAAATCTccttccaaaaaagaaaagagctcGGGGTTGGAATGGACAAATGACAAATTAAGCGAGTAGAGTAGTCCTGCCAGGTAGATGGAGTTGGCAATTTGTAGGTGCTTTCGTATCGGTTTGATTAATGACGTACGAAGTTTACAAGCACAAAAGCAGATGGAATCCTAACAAAGAAGAAGCCAAAATGAAGGGTAGGAGATGTTGAAGTAGGGCAGAGGAAGGCGGAGAAGTTGAAGCGGTGGAGGACGACGTGGATGACGGTGTATTAGGGGATGCAGTTCCAGTCGCAGCAGCGACGGTGGTAATCTTGACCTTCATCCCCTGGCCGCAATGCCCTGCTGTTCCACAAGCGAAGTAGCGGGTACCAGCTTTGTCTAGCTTAACCACGTCATTACCCCCATTCTTGGAGTCCAATGCCGTGCTTATGTCACAGCTCTTATACGCACTTTCGCTGCCAAGCTCCACCACGCTGTGCAGCCCCGGAGTGTACTTGAATACTGTCTCATCATTCATCATACATGATCACAATTACAAAAAACCTATATACCTAGTGAAAGATTGATTGATTGAGGCCAAAATTGATTAGGTTTGTTAACGACGGAATCATGAATCTTACCTAGTTGATCCCCGACCTTAAATGTCTGACCCGATGCCCAGGAGCTGAAGTCCGTGGATTCATCCCACCCTTGGCTTCCCCCAACATCATGTTTCGTGGCTGAGGCTTGTTTTTCAACCAGGCTGAGAATTACCATCACCAACACGAATTTGCGCTCGTATCCCATTTTTTCTCAATCATCAACTCTGCTTCTTCACAAACTTCTTGGTCGAGATCACTACGCCAACTGACAAGAGACTCTCTGGACTATAGTCTTTACTCTCCTTTAATTGAGGTTCACGGGAGTGTATATATATAGTCTATCATGGCAGCTAATGGGGAGGGGATGGATAGGTAATTGGTCGGGAAGTTTCATTTCTTAAATCCCAAGAGTAGACAGCTCCACCAATCGTCCCTTGTCATACGACGGTTGGTACCCGAAATCCTTGTCCGATGCTACGGGCTTGATGGCTTATCAAAATGGCCACCAAACATGAAGCGTGCATGTGGAAATGTAGGAGCAATGGATTGATTGAGAACGAAGCATTCAATTAAGCTGGTTGGATTGCCTGCTAAGCAAATAATGCGCGTGGGGTCCTCTTAACAAATTAATGGAAACTTGAAGTTATCTCTAAGCAATCTTTGTGATCATTTCTAGTTGTGAGTATTCAATATACGGTGTATTTGTTTGCTCTAATCGCTACCAAAGCAATCATAAAGCTTAAACTCAACCACTAAACAATACTACTACCAATTAACAACTCCCTCTATTAAACGACTCGACGATTGTTAATTAACTTAATCATATGAAATCAAGTCAAATTGATGGATTTTCGAGACTCCGTGCTTGCAAAACTCATATATTGACTTGCCTTCGCTCGTGAGAATTCATACAAGTAGTATCAAAACTGGCTTAGCTTAATTAGGTTGTAATGCTCAGACCGGCCAAGTTAATCAAATGCAAAGTGCGCTAATTAAGCCGAGTGTCTTCCAATTAAGTTATTTTATTACGCAGCAATTCACTCTTGAAACGACTTAGAATCTTCCAATTAATGGTACGCACATTCTGCAAGAAAACCGAGCAAATTAAGAGTCTTTttacgacaaaaaaaaaaaaaaagaaaagacctCACGATGAAGGACCACTAATTCAGCTGGTTTGATCTGAAAAATTCCACAATTTGGTTATACACTACGTCCTTCGCAGTCACCCCCATTATGAAGTCGGCATGAGCGTAGTCCTTGATGTACTGGACATGCAACTTTTCTACATCATGGAACTTGAGACTGTCCAGCAGAGTCTCCACATCTTTAACATCAGATAGAGCATCTTGGCCTCCGTAGCTGAGGAAGATTGGAAGGTCATTCGGAATATTGGCCAAATTATAGGATGGAGGCTTTGATTCGCCATAATGCGCCACGTTGAAGTAAGCATTCCCATAATCGTACTTAGTGAGCTTTCCATCTCGGACAGCTGAAACATCCAGATTTTAGCGTGTGCTGTGCTGCTGTTCATATTGCGAATCCAAACCAaccaaccagccaagaaaaggAGCTAAGCAATATTTAA
Proteins encoded:
- the LOC113722906 gene encoding mavicyanin; translation: MGYERKFVLVMVILSLVEKQASATKHDVGGSQGWDESTDFSSWASGQTFKVGDQLVFKYTPGLHSVVELGSESAYKSCDISTALDSKNGGNDVVKLDKAGTRYFACGTAGHCGQGMKVKITTVAAATGTASPNTPSSTSSSTASTSPPSSALLQHLLPFILASSLLGFHLLLCL